The Halotia branconii CENA392 region GCAGCCCGTTGTCCCCACTCATGTAGGCTAGAAGGATTTCCCCACTGTTGGGCGAAGACTGCTTGCATTGCGGCGATCGCCTCTGGACGAGTGGGAGTAGTGGCACTGTGATCTAGATATATTTGCATAAATGCTTCAGGGGCTAGGGGCTAGGGGCTAGAAGCTAGGGGCTAGAGAGTATAATTCCATCGATAAAAAACTGCTTTATTTGTTCTTACCTGTTCTCTGTTCCTGATGTTGGCATACTCTTTTTTGGGAATGATAAATGTGTTCACTGCCAATTTTTTAGTAAATTACTGTGCAACTTTTTTTTAAGCGAAGAGATATTCTAATCTGTTTTTTGGTACTTGCGATCGCGGCTTGTCAACGAGTGCAGTCTTACAATAAGCGTCTCGCACCACTACCGCAAGACTCATTTGTTAAAGTTTACTTTAATCATTCCCAGTCTTCAGAATACAAAGAATCTTACCGTCAGCAAACCCGTCTTGGGGATGACTTAGAAAAACAAATTGTTGATGCCATTTCTCAAGCTAAATCCACAGTTGATGTTGCAGTCCAAGAGTTACGTTTACCCAAAATTGCTCAAGCACTCGCAGACAGACAACAAGCAGGAATTAAAGTCAGAGTCATTTTGGAAAATACCTACAGCCGCCCTTGGAGTAGCTGGACACCTGAGGAAGTCAAAAAACTAGCACCAAGGGAACAAGAACGCTATCGTGAATTTCAGCAATTCGTAGACGTTAACAAAGATAATCAACTCAGCCCAGAAGAAATCAAAAATAGAGATGCACTGATTATTTTACAAAACGGCAAAATTCCTCAGATTGATGATCGAGCCGATGGTTCAGCAGGTAGTAGCTTGATGCATCACAAATTTGTGATTGTAGATAATCGCATTGTCATTATAACTTCAGCTAATTTTACGATGAGTGATGTTTTTGGAGATTTTACAAATTCTAGTAGTTTAGGAAATGCCAATAATTTATTGCAGATTGATAGCCCAGAATTGGCTTCCTTATTTACAGAAGAATTTAACATTATGTGGGGCGATGGGCCAGCAGGCAAATTAGATAGTAGATTTGGTGTTAAAAAACCACTGCGTTTACCAAAAACTATCACACTAAATCAAACCAAAATTACCGTACAGTTTTCACCTACTTCCCCGACTCAAACTTGGAGTAATAGCAGTAATGGTTTAATTGGCAAAACTTTAGATTCAGCTAACAAATCTATCGATATGGCATTGTTTGTTTTTTCTGAACAGCGCCTTGCCAATATCTTAGAAAAACGTCATCAACAAAGTGTATCAATTCGCGCTTTAATTGATCCACAGTTCGCCTATCGTCCTTATAGCGAAGCTTTAGATCTGATGGGGGTTGCTCTAAGTAATAAATGTAAATATGAAGTTGATAATCATCCTTGGAAAAAACCGATTACTACTGTAGGTGTGCCTACTTTAGCTAAAGGTGATTTATTACATCATAAGTTTGCTGTGATCGATAGCAAAAAAGTCATTACAGGCTCTCACAATTGGTCAGATGCTGCCAATAACGGTAACGATGAAACATTGATAATAGTGGAAAGTCCGACCGTTGCTGCTCATTATATACGTGAATTTGCCCGTCTCTATACAAAAGCTAAACCTGGCTTACCACTAGCAATACAACAGAAAATCAAAACTCAAGAAAAAGAGTGCGCCCAGATTCAAGTTCCTTCGTCAATTGAAAATTTTAAAAAAGTCAATATTAATATAGCAAACCGAGAAGAATTAGCAACTCTTCCTGGTGTAGGCAAAAAGTTAGCACAGCGAATAATTATTGCTCGTCAACAGCAAAAATTTTCATCTTTGCAAGACTTAAAAAGAGTGCCGGGAGTTAGTAACAAAATGTTGGAAAAATGGAATGACTTAGTGACTTGGTAACTATTAAACTCTGAAGATTGAATTTCAAACTTCACAACTTATTGACATGAAATTGACATTGTTGTGTGAGCTATTTTTAAAAAAGAGAATTTAAAAGTCAGAAATTAGATTTTTACTAATTTTCAACCTCTGAAAGTCCTAATTTTAGCCAATTAATTGATGTATTAAAACTATTAAAAGTTTAGATATTTTCTAGATTAACTTAATGCATTAAATAACCTTTTTTTAACCTCTTATTAATTTGAAAAAAGCTGTTTCTCCCAGATAATTGATGCTGGCAATTTGCAAGAAATTAAGCCTTAACCAAAATTTAGGGAGTATACATTGAATCTATCGAGACGTGAGTTTTTTACCCTGGCAGGGGCATCGGCTACAGGTGCTGTCTTTCTATCTCCCTTGCAAGCATTCTATGCTAAACCCGCGATCGCTGCCGGCCCCTACGGCAATTTAGTGACCGACCCCAACGGAGTATTAGATTTGCCAGCTGGATTCACCTACCGCAGACTGTCCGAAACAGGTCAAACAATGAGTGATGGTTACAAAGTACCCGGTGGTCATGATGGTATGGGTGCTTTTGCCGGATCTAATGGCAATACGATTCTAATTCGCAATCACGAACTTGCTCCTTCTGCTAGCAATGGTGTGGGCGCTCCCAGTAGCAACAAGTACAACACAAATGCGAGAGGCGGTTGTACTAAATTGGTTGTTAATTCTTCCCGCAACTTGGTAAGCCATAGAGGAGTCCTAGCAGGAACCATTCGCAATTGTGCTGGTGGCCCTACGCCTTCAGGATCATGGTTAACCTGCGAAGAAACCTTTGAAACCAATAACAACAAGAAGCACGGTTATGTGTTTGAGGTTCCCAGTAGCGCCAATACTTTCGTTACCCCCGTTCCACTAACCGCTATGGGGCGTTTTAATCACGAGGCGGCCGCTGTAGACCCTAACACAGGGTATATCTACATGACAGAAGACCGGAGTAATGGATTGTTCTACCGTTTCGTCCCTAACCAAAGCAACAACCTGAGTGCTGGCGGTTTGCTATACGCCTTAAAGATTACAGGTATGTCTGGAGTCAACACAGCTACAGGTTTCCCCAAAAATACGCCTAAGGCGGTGGAATGGGTACGGATTAACAATCCTGACCCCTCTTCTGATACCGTCAGAACAGAAGGTTATAACAAAGGGGCTGCTAGGTTTTCAGGTGGGGAAGGCATCTTTTATGGTAGTGGTTATGTCTACTTCACTTGCAAGAGTGGGAGTAGTTCTGGCAACGGGCAGATCTGGCGTTATTCGCCCACTAACAATACTGTTGAACTTTATATTGAACCTAACAATTCTGGCGTGCTAGACAATCCAGACAATCTTGTGGTTTTCCCCAACCGTGACATTTTCCTCTGTGAAGATGGGGATGGAACGGATTGCATTTTAGGTATCACTCCTAGTGGCAGTCTTTACAAATTTGCTAAGAATGCCCTCAATACATCAGAGTTCGCTGGGGTCTGCTTCTCCCCCGATGGTCAAACGATGTTTGTCAACATGCAGAGTCCAGGAATAACCTTTGCTATCTGGGGTCCCTGGTAAACATACATCCTGTTTCAACCCAGTCAGGGTACAGAGTGATTACCCTGGCTGAACTCCTACCGTAACTCCTTGATCCAATCTGCAAAGCGGGATCATGTTCCCCTTGGTAACAATACTTGAGCGTTGCATAAATGCGGGATGAATTGAGCTTGTTCACCAATAGTAAACCTAAATTTTTTGTACCTTTGCGCCTACCCTGCGGGTACTCCTGCGGAGAACTCGTAAGAATAGCCGCTACCACGTCTATGCGCGAAACTAAAGTTACTTGTGCATAAGTCCTGAGAACTTCAAAAAACCTCCGCGTACCTTTGCGTTAAATAAAGGTATAGTTTTGTGCAGCTTTACAAATAAATAGTATTAGGTAATTTTTACCTAACTCTTAAACAGTAATATTTTCGTGCAAAATCAAGTGAGTACAAACTTTTCACTATAATTAATCAATAAATCAATCTCTTCCCCTGCTAGCGTGAATCATAATTTGATTTAGCAACTCCCAAATTTTCCAAAGGGGTTGCGTTGATTGCTGGTCAAGTTGAGAATAAATTAGGCGAAGCACACGGGGAAACTAACGTGAGTCATGGATTTGATTACGATTTAGTGATTATAGGCGCTGGCGTAGGCGGACATGGCGCAGCCCTACACGCCGTCAGCTGCGGTCTGAAGACAGCGATTATCGAAGCAGCGGACATGGGAGGAACCTGTGTCAACCGAGGCTGCATTCCATCTAAGGCTTTACTAGCAGCATCTGGACGTGTGCGGGAATTGCGTAACGCCCACCACCTCAAGTCGCTGGGCATTCAAGTCAGCAATGTGGAGTTTGATCGCCAAGCGATCGCTGATCATGCGGGCAATCTAGTAGCGAAACTCCAAGGTGACTTAACCAATAGCCTCAAACGTCTGGGAGTCGATATTATCAGGGGTTGGGGAAAAGTTGCTGGGACGCAAAAAGTCACTGTAACCGGGGATGGGAGTGAAAAAACCATTACAGCCCAAGATATTATCCTAGCTCCTGGTTCTGTACCTTTTGTACCTCCAGGCATTGAAGTAGATGGAAAAACTGTCTTTACTAGCGACCAAGGCGTTAAATTAGCATCTCTCCCAGAATGGGTAGCGATTATTGGTAGTGGTTACATCGGCTTGGAATTTTCTGATGTTTACTCGGCTTTGGGCTGTGAAATCACGATGATTGAAGCCCTAGATCAGTTAATGCCAGGATTTGACCGTGATATTGCCAAACTTGCAGAACGGGTGTTGATTACTCCCCGCGATATTGAAACCAAAGTAGGGATTTACGCCAAAAAAGTCATCCCAGGTTCACCTGTGGTGATTGAATTGGCAGATTTCAAAACCAAGGAAGATGTTGATGTCATCGAAGTGGATGCTTGCTTAGTGGCTACAGGACGCATCCCCGCAACCAAAAATCTCGGTTTAGAATCTGTGGGTGTAGAACCAGACCGACGAAACTTTATCCCTGTTGACGATCGCATGGCAGTGTTGTCAGCAGGTGAAGTCGTACCTCATTTATGGGCAATTGGCGACGCAAACGGCAAAATGATGTTGGCTCATGCCGCTTCTGCTCAAGGCATTGTCGCCGTAGAAAATATCGTCGGGCGATCGCGTGTGGTAGACTATCGCAGCATTCCCGCCGCCGCATTTACCCACCCAGAAGTTAGCTATGTCGGGATGACGGAAACAGCCGCCAAGGAATTAGGACAAGCCGAGGGCTTTGAAGTGGCAGTTAGCAAAAGTTACTTCAAAGGTAATTCCAAAGCATTGGCAGAAAATGAATCCGATGGTATAGCCAAGGTTGTATATCGCAAAGACACTGGTGAAGTCTTGGGTGTGCATATTTTTGGAATGCACGCCGCCGATTTAATTCACGAAGCATCCGCAGCGATCGCCAACCGTCAATCTGTTAATAGCCTCGCTCATTTGGTTCACGCCCATCCCACCCTTTCGGAAGTGCTGGACGAAGCCTATAAGCGAGCGGTCGCCTAGAAGAAGCAGAGGGGCAGGGAGCAGGGGGAAAGAAGCAGGGGAGCAGGGAGCAGGGAGCAGGGGGAAAAAGAGAAAGAGGTAATTTTTTTCATACCCCGGTCGTTGATCTTGTCCTGAGTTTCGACTGCGCTCAACTACCGCGTAGTCCAAGGGCGTAGCCGAAGTGTACACCCCGCCCCAATGCCCCATGCCCCATGCCCAATGCCCCATTTTCCATGCCCCATTCTTAATTTTTAATATGCAAATCCGTCGCCGTTCACCAAATCCAGCGATTAATGTTTCTATTTTGTGTTATCAGACTGCTTTACCCAATGCAGCACCAAATAATATTTTAGAAGAGATAGTTTGGCACAAAGAAATAGAAGTTGACCAAATGCGGGAAAAGCGACCTTTGCGGGAATTGCAGAAACAAGCACTTACCGCACCGCCAACTCGTGATTTTATCGCCGCTTTACGGCAAGGCAAAACAAATCCAGCATTAATTGCAGAAGTAAAAAAAGCTTCTCCTAGTAAAGGAGTTTTACGAGCAGATTTTGACCCAGTAGCGATCGCTTTATCCTATCAACAAGGTGGTGCTAGTTGTCTTTCTGTGTTGACAGATGTCAAGTTTTTTCAAGGTGGATTTGATAATTTAGCAAAGGTTCGTGCCACCGTAGATTTACCCTTACTATGTAAGGATTTTATCATTTATCCTTATCAAATGTACTTGGCTCGGATTCAAGGTGCAGATGCCGTTTTATTGATTGCGGCTATTCTTAGCGATCAAGATCTGCAATACTTTATCAAAATTGCTAATGCCCTCAAGATGGCAGCTTTGATTGAAGTTCACGATTTAGTAGAACTTGACCGTGTACTAGCTTTAGATGGTGTATCTTTAGTAGGAATTAATAATCGCAATTTAGAAGATTTCTCTGTTGACTTGCAAGCTACTTGCCAGCTGTTAGCAGCCAGAAATACTCAACTACAGCAACGAAATATTTTAGTTGTGAGTGAATCGGGACTACATAGCCGAGATGATTTAAATGTAGTAGAAAAAGCAGGTGCATCCGCAGTTTTAATTGGAGAATCTTTAGTTAAACAACCAAATCCAGAGCTGGCGATCGCTAATCTCTTCTCTAAATCTTCATCTCCAACTACCTCAAGCCACTAACAAAATACGTATTGATTGTGTCACAATTTATTAGCAAGAGACAAATTTTTTCTAATACAAAATCCCACATTGAAATCTTAAGTTAACTACATGGAGCAAATCCCTTTACCTTCACCTGTCCACTACGAACTTATACTGCAACTTTTAGAAAGACAAACTATGTCCGCTGTCAATCAAAATCCTGATTTGCGACGACAAGTCAACCAGCTAATTATTACCCTCCGAAAAGCGGCAGTCCAACAAAAGCAACTAGAAGAAATTTGTCAATTTTCTTCTGTAATGGTAGACCATCGTTGGTCAATCAACCACCATAATGCTAATCAAGTTGCTACTCCTGATTGATTGGTTAAGTTAATTTTTAAAGCTATTTTGTGACACTCTTATTCGGTGCGTTTATTTCTTTAAGTATATAATTTTGTATATGTAGGAGTATTTATCTTTTAAAGTCGCGCAGGGGAAATTCCCTATGTCATATTGCAATAAGTCGGTGAGGAAACTTCCTCGCCGACTTTTGTCATGAAAGACAGGATTTACGCACAGGTAATACCGTTTCACTTTAAAGTTGATATATTTGGGCAAGCAGGGGAAGCAGGGGAAGCAGCACTTCGGCTGCGCGGAAATCGAGCGAAGTCGAGATTCAACTACCGCGTAGCTAAAGTGCTGCCCCCTGCGGTCTTAATGATAAGTCTTTACCCGAACACGATATCAGAGAGTTTTGGCGTAAGTCCTAAAATAAATAAAATTTGATAACTCATTGTATCTGTACCCCAATCTGTGAGATTCTAGATAATCGCTGCTACAAAACTTAAGACAACTAGACAAAAATCATAAATGTCTCTTATCTACGAACTGACAACAATTCGCTACTCTACTTAGATAGATACCCCGTAAGTATTTACGTGTCTGGAGCGATCGCCAAACCGAACAGTTGTAAATAAGTCGGAGTCTTAAAAAATTACTGAGTCCAGCTAACCGACAAAACGATATTACAAGATTAACTGTTATGCAGGTGAATATCTAATATTCATTATCTCCTTTAACTTTTATTTGACTTTAGGACATAAATATGGATAATAAGCTGATGCTGATGATTCCTGGCCCTACGCCAGTACCAGAAGCAGCCTTACTGGCTTTAGCCAAGCACCCGATTGGACACCGCACCAGTGAGTTTAGCAACATATTGGCGGAGGTTACAGAAAACCTCAAATGGCTGCACCAAACTCAAAGCGATGTACTGATGCTGAATGTCAGTGGTACAGGTGCGGCAGAAGCGGGAATAATTAATTTTCTCTCATCTGGCGATCGCATTTTAGTTGGCTCTAATGGTAAATTTGGCGAACGCTGGGTAGAAGTTGGTCAAGCATACGGTTTGAATGTAGAAGCAATTACAGCTGAATGGGGTAAGCCTTTAGATCCAGCGTTGTTTGCTGCCAAACTCCAAGCTGATACCGAAAAGCAAATCAAAGCTGTCATTATTACCCATAGTGAAACTTCAACAGGTGTGTTAAATGACTTAGAAACCATCAATCGTCATGTTAAAGAACATGGCGAAGCCTTGATTATTGTTGATGCTGTTACTAGCTTGGGTGCGTTTAATTTACCAGTAGATACTTGGGGTTTGGATATAGTCGCCTCTGGTTCTCAAAAAGGTTACATGATTCCTCCCGGCTTAGGATTTGTTAGTGTCAGTCCTAAAGCTTGGGAAGCCTACAAAACTGCGAAATTACCGAAATATTATTTAGATTTAGGTAAATATCGGAAATCTACAGCCAAAAACACTACTCCTTTCACACCTCCGGTAAATTTAATCATGGCGCTACATGCCACGTTACGGATGATGAGAGAGGAAGGCTTGGAGTCAATATTTGCTCGGCATGAACGGCTGAAGAATGCCACCCGTGCTGCTGTTAAAGGGTTAAATTTACCCTTGTTAGGAGCAGATAGTTGTGCCAGTCCAGCGATTACAGCTGTAGCACCACAAGGTGTTGAAGCGGATAAAATTCGGTCATTGATGAAGAAGCGCTTTGATATTGCCTTAGCAGGTGGTCAAGACCATCTGGCTAATAAAATTTTCCGTATTGGTCACTTGGGCTTTGTCAGCGATCGCGATATTCTCAGCTGCATAGCATCCCTAGAAGTTGCTTTATCTGAACTCGGTTACGAAAACTTCACTCCGGGAGCTGGTGTAGCGGCAGCAACTAGAGTGTTTAGCCAATCATGAATTTGAAATAGAAGTAATAATACCTAGTATTAAATTAAAAGAGCGAGTTAACAAATCGCTCTTTTTTTTATATTTAAAAGAGTCAAAACGGTAAAATTCTATTTTCCTACATATCGGTTTTGGTACAAAGCAGAGTGGATGTGACATACCTTAGTTTTCCTGTACAAGCTAATCATACCTAAGCTGTCTCTAGCCAATCGTAAATTTGTTCTAACTGCTCTAAAGTAATCAATCCATACTGCCAAAGAATCATTGGTAAAGGACCAGGATCTTGCTCGCGATGTCGCATTGCAACTGCAAGCGACGCAGCGGAAATTGATAAATCTTCCTGTAAAAAATGTATTAGTCGAGAATAAGTTGATGGTGACACGTTTAACTCACCTCCTTGCCTAGTGTGTACTGTCATATAACGATTTACCATTGTTCAGTAACCCGCAGCTAATATTTCATTTGTGACTATACGATTACCGGATAAATACTCGACAAATTGTTTGAATATTCCGGAAACAGAGCATTTTTATGGTGAAAACTTGGAAATATTACCTTTAACAACACTTGTCTGCCCAATTTTTAAGCTACTAGTTACCCAGGTCAAATTGGCTTCATCTTTTTTACCTTAGTGCTTAATTTAATTACAGCTGTGGTAACAAAGATTCCATAGCCTATACTCCCTTATGAGCGACTATTTACACCTACTGCCAAAGGAATATTTTTTGAGACTCAACCATTGAGATGTGATTCTACCTTGGAAATAGCAGTATTTCCTAGTTTTGACATGATATTAAATAGTAGCCTCACAATTCATCTTTTTACACATACTTGATGTATTTTTTACACAAACATTATGAAACAAATTTTATCGGTTCTTACAGGGGAAACTACCTAAATACTGGTCTTTGCAAAGCCACTGATATTTAAAATTCAATTTTGACGCGATCGCCTTGCTGCAAATTTAGTTCAGCGGCTCGTCCAGATCGCAGTTCAATGACCGTATCAACAGGTACATTAGGCCCATAAGTAGGACAAGGATCTCCAGTACAGGGAGGTGCAGAAGTTTCTACATACATTACCACTCCATTTTGTAAAAATACCATATCCAGAGGCACTGGCACATTTTTCATCCAAAATCTAACGGGTTGTGGAGAGGGAAACTTAAATAGCATCCCCCGATTATCTGGTAAAGCTGGCCGATACATTAATCCTTTTTCTTGCTGTTCTTGAGTCTTTGCCACTTCTAACTGAATTGTTGTGTTATTAGGAACAATGGCTTTGGCTGAAATTGGTAGTGTTTGTCCTGTGGGTGCTGCTGTTTGACTGGTAGGGCTTGGAGTTGGTGTCGGAGGTTTGGCTGTTGTCTGCATCGAACAGCCCATGAGCAAAATACCCAGCAATATTGGAATTAAGCTTAGCCAACGTATCATATAGTTTGGGGTTTTGTAATTTAGATTTCGATTTTACAGAATTTAAGCCAGAAAGCCTATGATTTTTAGTTGTTTTCTTGGTGAACTTGGCAAGTATGAGTGAGTAATTTTACTAGGAAAAGGGAATAGGGACTAGGGACTAGGGGCTAGTACCGCTGCGCGGAAGTCAAAGTTTAAAACTCAAAAGTTAAAAGACTTATAAAAAATAAAATTAAAACTCCCACCTTTTCAGTGGTGGGAGCCAGGAATTTTGTTGTGTAGCTTTTGCTGCTCCTGTCATGAGCTTGTTAAGATTCTCTTAAAACGTACCCTACACCTCGAACCGTTTGAATCAGACGCTTTTGTCCTTCTTCTTCGATTTTCAGACGTAAGTAGCGAATATACACTTCAATCACATTCGACTCACCCATAAAATCGTAACCCCAGACATTCTCTAAAATTTGTTCGCGGGTTAAGACTTCACGGGGATGTTCCATTAAAAACTTTAATAGTTCAAATTCTTTCATTGTTAAGTCAATCGGCCTACCGTTATGTATGGCGCGGCGAGTTGCTAGATCTAAAATTAGTTCTCCAAAACGTAACTGTTCGGTTGTCTCGATATCAGGTTTTAAATAAAGACGAATCAACTTTAAAAAGTCTTCGGGACGGTATGGCTTGAGGATGTAATCATCAGCCCCAGCTTCTAGACAAGCCACACGATCATCAATTGTATCTCTGGCCATTAAAATTAGCACAGGCGATCGCATACCAGTACTTCTGAGATTTTTGCACAATGAAAGTCCTGATTCACCTGCAAGCATTCGGTCTAAAACAATTAAAGCAGGTTGGCGATCGCGACAGTGTTGTAAACCGCTGGCTGCATCATGAGCCAAAATCGCATCATAACCAGCCTCTTGCAAATCAAAAGACAGCTGATTTGCCAAGCTATCATCGGTTTCAATCACTAAAACACAAGGACTGTGAGCAAGTGTCATAACAATTTGGGATATTGGATTTTGGACAGTGCAGATGTTTCAGATAATTCTGGACATCAGCTAGAAGTGTAATTACAAGTTTTTGTCGATGGATAAATCCTAAGTTAATATGCTGCCTCAAATTTCTTTTAGCAGGTTTAGGTATCAGCCATCAAATTTTTAGATGCAATTTTAATCACTAATTCCAAATTCCATTCCTGTACTAGTAATCTGGAAGGAATTTCCCAATTGGTAAGACAAAGCATTAGCTCACAATTGCTCCAATGCGAGTTATGGGTGCTACATAAGGCCAGGTTCGAGAAGTGCTGTGTTAGTTTGGTCAATATGGGCGTAAAGATTCACCTTTAGCTATTGTGCCTATGCCAGTTACAACAGTCACAAAGACCGGACAAATTACTCTACCTGAAGAAATTCGGCAGCATCTTAAGTTAGTGAGCGGTAGCCAAGTTGAGTTTGTGATTGACGAGGACGGTCAAGTCAAAATCTTCCCTCTCAACGTTGCCGTAGAAACCCTATCTGGTATTCTCCATCGACCAGGCATCCCACCAACCTCCTTTGAGGATATGGAAACAGCCATCTCTGAAGGTGCGAATGATTGGACTTGATACCAATGTCTTGGTTCGATACCTCACTAAAGATAATGAGCAGCAATGGCAACAAGCTGTTATGGTAATTCAAAAGAATCAGCCTTGCTTTATCACCAATATCGTTTTGTGTGAAATGGTTTGGGTGCTTAGAGGAGTAATACCATGTCCGGTTAAAGACTTCTCATTAAGACCGCAGGGGGCAGGGAGCAGGGAGCAGAGGGAGAAAGAGTTTTCAGGTTTTTGCACAGACGCGGGATTCATAACTAATAAGCCGGACATGATATAAACTATGGCTTTCTTAAAGACGAGATTATTAATGTGCTAGAGGCTATGTTGCATAGTGCAGCCTTTGAATTTGAAAATCGCTCGACAGTTGACCAAGCTCTACAGCGATATAAG contains the following coding sequences:
- a CDS encoding DUF655 domain-containing protein; translation: MQLFFKRRDILICFLVLAIAACQRVQSYNKRLAPLPQDSFVKVYFNHSQSSEYKESYRQQTRLGDDLEKQIVDAISQAKSTVDVAVQELRLPKIAQALADRQQAGIKVRVILENTYSRPWSSWTPEEVKKLAPREQERYREFQQFVDVNKDNQLSPEEIKNRDALIILQNGKIPQIDDRADGSAGSSLMHHKFVIVDNRIVIITSANFTMSDVFGDFTNSSSLGNANNLLQIDSPELASLFTEEFNIMWGDGPAGKLDSRFGVKKPLRLPKTITLNQTKITVQFSPTSPTQTWSNSSNGLIGKTLDSANKSIDMALFVFSEQRLANILEKRHQQSVSIRALIDPQFAYRPYSEALDLMGVALSNKCKYEVDNHPWKKPITTVGVPTLAKGDLLHHKFAVIDSKKVITGSHNWSDAANNGNDETLIIVESPTVAAHYIREFARLYTKAKPGLPLAIQQKIKTQEKECAQIQVPSSIENFKKVNINIANREELATLPGVGKKLAQRIIIARQQQKFSSLQDLKRVPGVSNKMLEKWNDLVTW
- a CDS encoding alkaline phosphatase PhoX, with translation MNLSRREFFTLAGASATGAVFLSPLQAFYAKPAIAAGPYGNLVTDPNGVLDLPAGFTYRRLSETGQTMSDGYKVPGGHDGMGAFAGSNGNTILIRNHELAPSASNGVGAPSSNKYNTNARGGCTKLVVNSSRNLVSHRGVLAGTIRNCAGGPTPSGSWLTCEETFETNNNKKHGYVFEVPSSANTFVTPVPLTAMGRFNHEAAAVDPNTGYIYMTEDRSNGLFYRFVPNQSNNLSAGGLLYALKITGMSGVNTATGFPKNTPKAVEWVRINNPDPSSDTVRTEGYNKGAARFSGGEGIFYGSGYVYFTCKSGSSSGNGQIWRYSPTNNTVELYIEPNNSGVLDNPDNLVVFPNRDIFLCEDGDGTDCILGITPSGSLYKFAKNALNTSEFAGVCFSPDGQTMFVNMQSPGITFAIWGPW
- the lpdA gene encoding dihydrolipoyl dehydrogenase; this translates as MSHGFDYDLVIIGAGVGGHGAALHAVSCGLKTAIIEAADMGGTCVNRGCIPSKALLAASGRVRELRNAHHLKSLGIQVSNVEFDRQAIADHAGNLVAKLQGDLTNSLKRLGVDIIRGWGKVAGTQKVTVTGDGSEKTITAQDIILAPGSVPFVPPGIEVDGKTVFTSDQGVKLASLPEWVAIIGSGYIGLEFSDVYSALGCEITMIEALDQLMPGFDRDIAKLAERVLITPRDIETKVGIYAKKVIPGSPVVIELADFKTKEDVDVIEVDACLVATGRIPATKNLGLESVGVEPDRRNFIPVDDRMAVLSAGEVVPHLWAIGDANGKMMLAHAASAQGIVAVENIVGRSRVVDYRSIPAAAFTHPEVSYVGMTETAAKELGQAEGFEVAVSKSYFKGNSKALAENESDGIAKVVYRKDTGEVLGVHIFGMHAADLIHEASAAIANRQSVNSLAHLVHAHPTLSEVLDEAYKRAVA
- the trpC gene encoding indole-3-glycerol phosphate synthase TrpC, coding for MQIRRRSPNPAINVSILCYQTALPNAAPNNILEEIVWHKEIEVDQMREKRPLRELQKQALTAPPTRDFIAALRQGKTNPALIAEVKKASPSKGVLRADFDPVAIALSYQQGGASCLSVLTDVKFFQGGFDNLAKVRATVDLPLLCKDFIIYPYQMYLARIQGADAVLLIAAILSDQDLQYFIKIANALKMAALIEVHDLVELDRVLALDGVSLVGINNRNLEDFSVDLQATCQLLAARNTQLQQRNILVVSESGLHSRDDLNVVEKAGASAVLIGESLVKQPNPELAIANLFSKSSSPTTSSH
- a CDS encoding DUF5340 domain-containing protein, which produces MEQIPLPSPVHYELILQLLERQTMSAVNQNPDLRRQVNQLIITLRKAAVQQKQLEEICQFSSVMVDHRWSINHHNANQVATPD
- a CDS encoding pyridoxal-phosphate-dependent aminotransferase family protein, encoding MDNKLMLMIPGPTPVPEAALLALAKHPIGHRTSEFSNILAEVTENLKWLHQTQSDVLMLNVSGTGAAEAGIINFLSSGDRILVGSNGKFGERWVEVGQAYGLNVEAITAEWGKPLDPALFAAKLQADTEKQIKAVIITHSETSTGVLNDLETINRHVKEHGEALIIVDAVTSLGAFNLPVDTWGLDIVASGSQKGYMIPPGLGFVSVSPKAWEAYKTAKLPKYYLDLGKYRKSTAKNTTPFTPPVNLIMALHATLRMMREEGLESIFARHERLKNATRAAVKGLNLPLLGADSCASPAITAVAPQGVEADKIRSLMKKRFDIALAGGQDHLANKIFRIGHLGFVSDRDILSCIASLEVALSELGYENFTPGAGVAAATRVFSQS
- a CDS encoding DUF2949 domain-containing protein, giving the protein MTVHTRQGGELNVSPSTYSRLIHFLQEDLSISAASLAVAMRHREQDPGPLPMILWQYGLITLEQLEQIYDWLETA
- a CDS encoding DUF192 domain-containing protein, producing MIRWLSLIPILLGILLMGCSMQTTAKPPTPTPSPTSQTAAPTGQTLPISAKAIVPNNTTIQLEVAKTQEQQEKGLMYRPALPDNRGMLFKFPSPQPVRFWMKNVPVPLDMVFLQNGVVMYVETSAPPCTGDPCPTYGPNVPVDTVIELRSGRAAELNLQQGDRVKIEF
- the nblR gene encoding response regulator transcription factor NblR, producing the protein MTLAHSPCVLVIETDDSLANQLSFDLQEAGYDAILAHDAASGLQHCRDRQPALIVLDRMLAGESGLSLCKNLRSTGMRSPVLILMARDTIDDRVACLEAGADDYILKPYRPEDFLKLIRLYLKPDIETTEQLRFGELILDLATRRAIHNGRPIDLTMKEFELLKFLMEHPREVLTREQILENVWGYDFMGESNVIEVYIRYLRLKIEEEGQKRLIQTVRGVGYVLRES
- a CDS encoding AbrB/MazE/SpoVT family DNA-binding domain-containing protein, with translation MPVTTVTKTGQITLPEEIRQHLKLVSGSQVEFVIDEDGQVKIFPLNVAVETLSGILHRPGIPPTSFEDMETAISEGANDWT
- a CDS encoding PIN domain-containing protein, whose translation is MIGLDTNVLVRYLTKDNEQQWQQAVMVIQKNQPCFITNIVLCEMVWVLRGVIPCPVKDFSLRPQGAGSREQREKEFSGFCTDAGFITNKPDMI